Proteins found in one Anopheles aquasalis chromosome 3, idAnoAquaMG_Q_19, whole genome shotgun sequence genomic segment:
- the LOC126577178 gene encoding putative glycerol kinase 5 isoform X1, with protein MEGTAVHHIASLDIGTTTIRCFIYAAEKNGQPVTVGTAYDHVDLLYPAPGWVEINPDKLWASVLKTIERAAEDAQLSINQLTCLAISTQRNSFTCWHRQTGETYHNFITWKDLRADDLVKQWNGSLTLRLLKFGASLLHFFTRSKRFLAGSVIKLMNPQVTLRLAWVLQNNAAVQEDLKSGNVLYGTIDSWLLYRLRQGSDRTRPVKHISDVTNCTSTGLYDPFSQQWAGWATNLFSIKKELLPEVVDNSHDFGYVHESLLGAKIKIGASVSDQSASLWGTCCFQRGDVKITMGTGSFLNVNTGPKCLASVHGLYPLIGHILQEAPSNTDITYLMEGSSNDTGSIIEWALNVGLFEDPADSAGMAASVPHTDGVLFVPAFSGLGPPIHDDTAGSGFIGIKPSTRKEHLVRAVLESLAFRVALLYDCALRETGFSFVSIKVDGGVSKNDFICQTLADLTGVQVERGEVTDSSALGAMFMAGLNCGIWSSKQQLLQVRKVEKTFYPNAKARDKRLRQMRAWERAVERFKKWYMLEDIKNLD; from the exons ATGGAAGGTACTGCAGTTCATCACATCGCTTCGCTGGACATTGGCACCACCACTATCCGATGTTTCATTTATGCTGCCGAAAAGAATGGACAACCAGTTACGGTCGGAACGGCGTACGATCAT GTCGATCTACTCTACCCAGCGCCAGGTTGGGTGGAAATTAATCCAGATAAACTATGGGCAAGTGTGCtgaaaacgatcgagcgagccgCCGAAG ATGCACAATTAAGCATCAACCAGCTAACATGCCTTGCCATATCGACGCAACGTAACAGCTTCACCTGCTGGCACCGGCAGACCGGGGAGACCTATCACAATTTCATCACCTGGAAGGACCTTCGCGCTGATGACCTTGTGAAGCAGTGGAATGGGAGCTTGACCTTGCGGCTGTTGAAATTTGGTGCTAGCTTGCTGCACTTCTTCACACGCAGTAAACGATTTCTGGCTGGAAGCGTGATTAAATTGATGAACCCGCAGGTAACGCTGCGATTGGCCTGGGTGCTGCAGAACAATGCGGCAGTACAGGAGGACCTTAAATCTGGAAACGTTCTGTATGGTACCATCGACTCGTGGTTGCTTTATCGCTTGCGACAAGGGAGCGATCGCACCAGGCCAGTAAAACACATCAGCGACGTTACGAACTGTACCTCAACCGGGCTTTACGATCCGTTCAGTCAACAGTGGGCCGGATGGGCTACAAACTTATTTTCAATCAAG aaagagTTGCTGCCAGAGGTGGTCGACAATTCGCACGACTTTGGCTACGTGCACGAGTCGTTGCTAGGAGCGAAGATCAAAATAGGCGCGTCCGTTTCCGATCAGTCCGCGTCTCTGTGGGGCACCTGTTGCTTCCAGCGTGGTGATGTGAAAATCACCATGGGAACGGGATCCTTCCTCAACGTTAACACTGGACCGAAGTGCCTTGCATCGGTGCACGGACTGTACCCCTTGATCGGGCACATACTGCAAGAAGCACCGAGTAACACGGATATTACCTACCTCATGGAAGGTTCATCCAACGACACGGGCTCAATCATCGAGTGGGCACTGAATGTGGGATTGTTTGAGGATCCGGCGGACAGTGCCGGCATGGCGGCATCCGTTCCGCATACCGATGGCGTTCTCTTCGTTCCTGCCTTCAGCGGACTTGGC CCACCCATCCATGATGATACCGCTGGAAGTGGATTCATCGGTATAAAGCCGTCCACTCGCAAGGAGCATTTGGTGCGTGCCGTGCTCGAAAGTCTTGCCTTTCGTGTGGCGCTTTTGTACGACTGTGCGCTGAGGGAAACGGGATTCTCCTTCGTCAGCATCAAGGTGGACGGTGGAGTTTCGAAAAACGATTTCATCTGCCAAACGCTGGCCGACCTGACGGGCGTCCAGGTTGAACGTGGAGAAGTGACGGACTCTTCAGCCCTCGGCGCTATGTTTATGGCTGGGCTGAACTGTGGCATCTggagcagcaagcaacagcTATTGCAGGTGAGGAAGGTCGAGAAAACCTTCTATCCGAATGCAAAGGCTAGAGACAAGCGCCTTAGACAAATGCGCGCCTGGGAGAGGGCTGTGGAACGGTTCAAAAAGTGGTACATGCTAGAGGATATTAAAAATCTAGACTGA
- the LOC126577178 gene encoding putative glycerol kinase 5 isoform X4, which produces MEGTAVHHIASLDIGTTTIRCFIYAAEKNGQPVTVGTAYDHVDLLYPAPGWVEINPDKLWASVLKTIERAAEDAQLSINQLTCLAISTQRNSFTCWHRQTGETYHNFITWKDLRADDLVKQWNGSLTLRLLKFGASLLHFFTRSKRFLAGSVIKLMNPQVTLRLAWVLQNNAAVQEDLKSGNVLYGTIDSWLLYRLRQGSDRTRPVKHISDVTNCTSTGLYDPFSQQWAGWATNLFSIKKELLPEVVDNSHDFGYVHESLLGAKIKIGASVSDQSASLWGTCCFQRGDVKITMGTGSFLNVNTGPKCLASVHGLYPLIGHILQEAPSNTDITYLMEGSSNDTGSIIEWALNVGLFEDPADSAGMAASVPHTDGVLFVPAFSGLGPPIHDDTAGSGFIGIKPSTRKEHLVRAVLESLAFRVALLYDCALRETGFSFVSIKVDGGVSKNDFICQTLADLTGVQVERGEVTDSSALGAMFMAGLNCGIWSSKQQLLQGIDINHKWDRKVRRTKPKSLDVYLRLLVKLYRFLYRRTHKKFNKIIMRRLFMSRTNRPPISLARVANLMKVRGKDDKSIAVVVGTVTNDVRKLNVPKLNICALRVTEKARERILKNGGKILTFDQLALLAPTGKNTVLMQGKRTAREAFTHFGRAPGVPHSNTRPYVQSKGRKFEKARGRRSSCGFKN; this is translated from the exons ATGGAAGGTACTGCAGTTCATCACATCGCTTCGCTGGACATTGGCACCACCACTATCCGATGTTTCATTTATGCTGCCGAAAAGAATGGACAACCAGTTACGGTCGGAACGGCGTACGATCAT GTCGATCTACTCTACCCAGCGCCAGGTTGGGTGGAAATTAATCCAGATAAACTATGGGCAAGTGTGCtgaaaacgatcgagcgagccgCCGAAG ATGCACAATTAAGCATCAACCAGCTAACATGCCTTGCCATATCGACGCAACGTAACAGCTTCACCTGCTGGCACCGGCAGACCGGGGAGACCTATCACAATTTCATCACCTGGAAGGACCTTCGCGCTGATGACCTTGTGAAGCAGTGGAATGGGAGCTTGACCTTGCGGCTGTTGAAATTTGGTGCTAGCTTGCTGCACTTCTTCACACGCAGTAAACGATTTCTGGCTGGAAGCGTGATTAAATTGATGAACCCGCAGGTAACGCTGCGATTGGCCTGGGTGCTGCAGAACAATGCGGCAGTACAGGAGGACCTTAAATCTGGAAACGTTCTGTATGGTACCATCGACTCGTGGTTGCTTTATCGCTTGCGACAAGGGAGCGATCGCACCAGGCCAGTAAAACACATCAGCGACGTTACGAACTGTACCTCAACCGGGCTTTACGATCCGTTCAGTCAACAGTGGGCCGGATGGGCTACAAACTTATTTTCAATCAAG aaagagTTGCTGCCAGAGGTGGTCGACAATTCGCACGACTTTGGCTACGTGCACGAGTCGTTGCTAGGAGCGAAGATCAAAATAGGCGCGTCCGTTTCCGATCAGTCCGCGTCTCTGTGGGGCACCTGTTGCTTCCAGCGTGGTGATGTGAAAATCACCATGGGAACGGGATCCTTCCTCAACGTTAACACTGGACCGAAGTGCCTTGCATCGGTGCACGGACTGTACCCCTTGATCGGGCACATACTGCAAGAAGCACCGAGTAACACGGATATTACCTACCTCATGGAAGGTTCATCCAACGACACGGGCTCAATCATCGAGTGGGCACTGAATGTGGGATTGTTTGAGGATCCGGCGGACAGTGCCGGCATGGCGGCATCCGTTCCGCATACCGATGGCGTTCTCTTCGTTCCTGCCTTCAGCGGACTTGGC CCACCCATCCATGATGATACCGCTGGAAGTGGATTCATCGGTATAAAGCCGTCCACTCGCAAGGAGCATTTGGTGCGTGCCGTGCTCGAAAGTCTTGCCTTTCGTGTGGCGCTTTTGTACGACTGTGCGCTGAGGGAAACGGGATTCTCCTTCGTCAGCATCAAGGTGGACGGTGGAGTTTCGAAAAACGATTTCATCTGCCAAACGCTGGCCGACCTGACGGGCGTCCAGGTTGAACGTGGAGAAGTGACGGACTCTTCAGCCCTCGGCGCTATGTTTATGGCTGGGCTGAACTGTGGCATCTggagcagcaagcaacagcTATTGCAG GGTATCGACATCAATCACAAGTGGGACCGTAAGGTTCGCCGTACGAAGCCGAAGTCGTTGGACGTGTACCTacggctgctggtgaag CTGTACCGCTTCCTGTACCGCCGTACACACAAGAAGTTCAACAAGATCATCATGCGCCGCCTGTTCATGAGCAGAACGAACCGGCCCCCCATTTCGTTGGCACGCGTCGCCAACCTGATGAAGGTGCGTGGCAAGGATGACAAATCGATCGCTGTTGTGGTTGGCACCGTGACGAACGACGTCCGCAAGCTGAACGTGCCGAAGCTGAACATCTGTGCTCTGCGCGTCACGGAGAAGGCTCGTGAGCGTATCCTGAAGAACGGTGGCAAGATCCTTACGTTCGATCAGCTGGCTCTGCTCGCCCCGACCGGAAAGAACACCGTGTTGATGCAAGGCAAGCGCACCGCTCGTGAAGCGTTCACTCACTTCGGACGGGCTCCTGGCGTGCCGCACTCCAACACCCGGCCGTACGTCCAATCGAAGGGCCGCAAATTCGAGAAGGCCCGTGGACGCCGTAGCAGCTGCGGTTTCAAGAACTAA
- the LOC126577178 gene encoding 60S ribosomal protein L18 isoform X2 has translation MGIDINHKWDRKVRRTKPKSLDVYLRLLVKLYRFLYRRTHKKFNKIIMRRLFMSRTNRPPISLARVANLMKVRGKDDKSIAVVVGTVTNDVRKLNVPKLNICALRVTEKARERILKNGGKILTFDQLALLAPTGKNTVLMQGKRTAREAFTHFGRAPGVPHSNTRPYVQSKGRKFEKARGRRSSCGFKN, from the exons ATG GGTATCGACATCAATCACAAGTGGGACCGTAAGGTTCGCCGTACGAAGCCGAAGTCGTTGGACGTGTACCTacggctgctggtgaag CTGTACCGCTTCCTGTACCGCCGTACACACAAGAAGTTCAACAAGATCATCATGCGCCGCCTGTTCATGAGCAGAACGAACCGGCCCCCCATTTCGTTGGCACGCGTCGCCAACCTGATGAAGGTGCGTGGCAAGGATGACAAATCGATCGCTGTTGTGGTTGGCACCGTGACGAACGACGTCCGCAAGCTGAACGTGCCGAAGCTGAACATCTGTGCTCTGCGCGTCACGGAGAAGGCTCGTGAGCGTATCCTGAAGAACGGTGGCAAGATCCTTACGTTCGATCAGCTGGCTCTGCTCGCCCCGACCGGAAAGAACACCGTGTTGATGCAAGGCAAGCGCACCGCTCGTGAAGCGTTCACTCACTTCGGACGGGCTCCTGGCGTGCCGCACTCCAACACCCGGCCGTACGTCCAATCGAAGGGCCGCAAATTCGAGAAGGCCCGTGGACGCCGTAGCAGCTGCGGTTTCAAGAACTAA
- the LOC126577180 gene encoding folliculin, protein MNAIIALCHFCEVHGPGAIFCTQTLRETNIHELDISFDIDRKGCAACNSVGNNIGLVSRDPESNANFVSSQIPVIPETFPLIKTAAFRSLSSEVSCTASEGGFVFFGDAKHGHVLSHAFHLTDSEARGFQKRFSIVILMKDKMFLLNTQPFLADCMAKVSRELQEYARLVHEDDQRRQGLDRAQRINKCLGGASTSSNGTNATTNRSLIELTGKESIYAYVHAHFSFILWAGARYLTESITLGCPSTPVWLGKETEEGFAIVQSDKEGYQMRRLGGLASGDKSFEQIDERTRAKYSLRMFRSILKSNFLSVCYCALTGIQIVIRGTPVKGYCLVANLKKFLPEALHKLARAHAETYTSANEFRIINLKQEAIAPHSSSSIMRVDLVDDHDKDTVAVCAWEGELPNKLPSLLQKIIKAIDEELFNDHALDKHLRVLVEEWKNKVVCIRKVSSNQDVAKIKKIMGVQPQDQVLINYWYNHL, encoded by the exons ATGAATGCCATAATAGCGTTGTGCCATTTCTGTGAAGTTCATG GACCTGGCGCGATTTTCTGCACGCAAACACTGCGGGAAACCAACATACACGAGCTGGACATTAGCTTCGACATCGACCGGAAAGGATGCGCCGCCTGCAACTCGGTGGGCAATAATATCGGGCTCGTCAGTCGCGATCCGGAAAGCAATGCCAACTTTGTCAGCAGCCAAATACCGGTTATTCCGGAGACGTTTCCTCTGATCAAAACCGCCGCCTTCCGAAGCCTCAGCTCTGAGGTCAGCTGTACGGCTTCCGAGGGCGGATTCGTGTTTTTCGGAGACGCTAAGCATGGCCACGTTCTCAGCCATGCATTTCACCTTACCGACTCGGAGGCGAGAGGCTTTCAGAAGCGATTCTCCATCGTGATCTTGATGAAGGATAAAATGTTCCTGCTCAACACCCAACCCTTTCTGGCGGACTGTATGGCCAAGGTCTCCCGTGAGCTGCAAGAGTACGCTCGGTTGGTGCACGAGGATGACCAACGGCGGCAGGGATTGGATCGGGCGCAACGCATCAACAAATGTCTCGGAGGAGCTTCAACGAGCAGCAATGGCACCAACGCGACGACCAATCGTTCCTTGATCGAGCTGACCGGCAAGGAGTCGATTTATGCATACGTTCATGCACATTTTTCCTTCATCCTTTGGGCTGGTGCCCGATATTTGACTGAAAGCATCACTCTCGGTTGTCCTTCGACACCGGTGTGGTTgggaaaggaaacggaagaaggTTTCGCCATCGTGCAATCGGACAAGGAAGGCTACCAGATGCGTCGGCTCGGTGGCCTTGCTAGCGGTGATAAAAGCTTCGAACAAATCGATGAGCGAACGCGCGCCAAATACTCGCTGCGTATGTTCCGCAGCATTTTGAAGAGCAACTTTCTTTCCGTCTGTTACTGTGCGCTGACGGGGATACAAATCGTTATCCGGGGCACTCCGGTCAAGGGATACTGCTTGGTGGCTAATTTGAAAAAGTTTCTACCCGAGGCACTCCACAAACTGGCCAGGGCACATGCAGAAACTTACACATCGGCCAACGAGTTCCGGATCATCAACCTGAAACAGGAAGCTATTGCGCCCCATTCGTCCAGCAGCATAATGCGTGTCGATTTGGTCGATGACCATGATAAGGATACGGTTGCGGTGTGCGCCTGGGAGGGCGAACTTCCCAACAAAC TTCCAAGCTTGttgcaaaaaatcatcaaagcCATCGATGAAGAGCTGTTCAACGATCATGCGCTAGACAAACATTTACGGGTACTCGTGGAGGAGTGGAAAAA CAAAGTGGTCTGCATTCGAAAGGTTAGTTCCAACCAGGACGTGGCCAAGATTAAGAAAATCATGGGAGTACAGCCACAGGACCAAGTGCTCATCAATTACTGGTATAACCATCTCTAG
- the LOC126577176 gene encoding vacuolar protein sorting-associated protein 8 homolog: MNTLKAPSLHSLLDSDHGSNDSLLADSLQLDIEELDDEEYSIPAVDTLPTLESVLSEIDSDLDSVSALGVVGRHASNGGVQSSIAEDDITQSRGSGATPTPSLDDHLKLESILRHVVLQGVTAQLTSAVERVDAGLATSCAVSMMIAVGTSHGHILAFDCSQTLKWCCQDGISQGAVSAMAFNDDNSRLLAGFARGGILMIDTQTGDVIRTLNEVITPNTGVLHLKWTNRPSLALCSDSGGSVWSLNFTRRLGIRGCDSRCLFSGARGEVCTVEPLLLGDEDHPLKTYTLVALATLSKFFVVLIRPRLKVIKFHPMAGYPDCLPLLAWQMVLIQAADSTRSIDPVLAAARGSDLFFHQITYNSGRISLLFLRHIQLSYNLLSIHWLGPKSIACLDTKEILHLSDVRTNRELEMIDLSNVGLMYNSAQFKGLATGGNVSPALALAGAAACYNTVISQGNQLYLLGGKSLHAISARAWSDRISYLTSMQRWDEAIELAIEGYRAAAGRQRRLVSSKERILRMYDEYLAATSKTPDLCLEQIVACLIEIGEKQLLWEELYDRLPSPDHYLVIIAKHIESDQLDAVAPSVAQVLCEYFWKRRETVRLQAIILKLNWQCLDLHQVLTICRKERLYRAQMYLNTKALGDYTVSLTDLIPQIRADGDDLLLGNCLLVYISSCLAGRGYPTGEIAPEMIPNVKHEVLRCITVIHSKTATDDELPYPYLRKLLEFDTRETLNVVSLAFQEKEFNGELGLSQRQRIINILLEILTPQHATWSQIGSLLNFIAQQIASRELPENDVLLEKIVNYLTIPIEVTLTRREHFEREQTWLELLRSNCLEHMPTEQLLEIAMANKCYHVAEHLLEKLGRYEEVFGCYLQDEYRHLQLFSYITQHATDPRRQVYLLVVKNLCQIVDINTEQAARVLVENFMRFLSSFLQIIERDGVPERLFNFLEALLKQSVQLETSDLERYLELLCQHRPDEVVDFLKSNDSYRLDNAIRIVKRFELSDALIYLYEKQGDYQSAFDIAEATLKTIPENTAESCALQINALCIRASAVLVESEREQLWFSLLNTVLARNDLTSITKNILHSASEFVDLPKLVQLVLNSGTTTGNFGDIKHLLIGMLSNSAYETLLLQTTARILGKDLHLLLAKEHRQAMRGLTVKSIKCIVCRAHLYSAERQQPVVVMGDCGHAMHQECANNFCTLPIEAPSNTPIERSDKADATIPLRKLKCPRCDTVVIERGSISTVECCKERSLFITADTVTDGKLKLRAPPPVGN; the protein is encoded by the exons ATGAACACCCTGAAGGCACCTTCGTTGCACTCCCTGCTAGATTCCGACCATGGTTCTAACGATAGTCTACTAGCCGACTCCTTGCAGCTTGATATCGAAGAG CTGGACGATGAGGAGTATTCCATACCGGCCGTGGACACTCTGCCGACGCTGGAGAGCGTTCTGAGCGAAATCGATAGCGATCTCGACAGTGTGTCCGCGTTGGGCGTCGTCGGTCGTCATGCCAGCAATGGGGGAGTGCAATCGTCGATCGCCGAGGATGATATCACGCAGAGCCGGGGGAGTGGCGCAACCCCGACACCTTCGCTGGACGATCACTTGAAGCTGGAATCGATCCTACGGCACGTGGTCCTGCAAGGAGTAACGGCTCAACTGACATCGGCCGTCGAACGGGTCGATGCCGGATTGGCCACGTCTTGTGCCGtgtcgatgatgattgccGTAGGTACCTCGCACGGTCACATCCTAGCGTTTGATTGCAGCCAAACGCTCAAGTGGTGCTGCCAGGATGGCATCTCGCAGGGGGCCGTCTCTGCGATGGCGTTCAACGACGATAACTCGCGCCTGTTGGCCGGGTTCGCTCGCGGTGGCATACTCATGATCGATACACAGACCGGCGACGTCATACGCACGCTGAACGAAGTGATCACCCCGAACACGGGAGTGTTGCATCTGAAGTGGACAAACCGACCATCACTGGCACTGTGCTCCGATTCGGGTGGTTCGGTTTGGAGCCTCAATTTCACCCGTAGACTCGGAATCAGGGGCTGCGACTCACGCTGCTTATTCAGTGGTGCCCGGGGCGAAGTGTGTACCGTAGAACCGTTGCTCCTCGGTGATGAGGATCATCCGCTGAAAACGTATACCCTGGTGGCTCTGGCAACGCTGAGCAAGTTCTTTGTCGTGCTCATCCGTCCGCGGCTGAAGGTGATCAAGTTCCATCCTATGGCAGGCTATCCCGACTGCTTGCCACTGCTTGCCTGGCAGATGGTGCTGATACAGGCGGCTGATTCTACGCGCTCCATCGATCCCGTGCTGGCCGCGGCACGTGGCAGCGATCTGTTCTTCCATCAGATCACCTACAACAGTGGGCGcatttcgttgttgtttcttcgTCACATCCAGCTGTCGTACAACCTGCTGTCGATTCACTGGCTCGGACCCAAATCGATCGCGTGCCTGGATACCAAGGAAATTCTGCATCTCTCCGATGTTCGCACGAACCGTGAGCTCGAGATGATTGATCTTTCGAATGTGGGCCTCATGTACAACTCGGCCCAGTTCAAAGGGCTGGCTACGGGTGGTAACGTATCGCCGGCCCTGGCGTTGGCCGGGGCTGCTGCATGCTACAACACCGTCATCTCGCAAGGCAACCAGCTGTACCTGCTCGGTGGCAAAAGTTTACATGCCATTAGTGCGCGCGCATGGAGCGATCGTATATCCTACCTCACCTCGATGCAGCGCTGGGATGAAGCAATTGAGCTCGCCATCGAAGGATACCGGGCGGCTGCTGGTCGTCAACGGCGACTAGTTTCATCCAAGGAGCGCATATTGCGCATGTACGACGAGTATCTGGCTGCTACGAGCAAAACGCCTGACCTGTGCCTAGAACAGATTGTGGCCTGTTTAATCGAGATCGGTGAAAA ACAATTGTTGTGGGAAGAGCTTTATGATCGGTTACCTTCGCCCGATCACTACCTCGTCATCATTGCCAAACACATCGAAAGTGATCAGCTGGACGCGGTGGCACCAAGCGTTGCACAGGTGCTGTGTGAATATTTTTGGAAGCGTCGTGAAACGGTTCGTCTGCAGGCTATCATACTGAAGCTGAACTGGCAATGTTTGGACCTGCACCAGGTTTTAACGATCTGCCGCAAGGAACGACTATACCGTGCCCAAATGTACCTCAACACGAAAGCCCTGGGCGATTATACGGTTTCGTTGACCGATCTTATCCCGCAGATCCGTGCCGATGGTGACGATCTCCTGCTCGGTAACTGTTTGCTGGTTTACATCTCCAGCTGCCTTGCCGGCCGTGGCTATCCTACGGGTGAAATAGCACCGGAAATGATCCCAAACGTTAAGCACGAGGTACTCCGATGCATCACGGTTATACATTCAAAAACTGCTACCGACGATGAGCTACCGTACCCGTATCTGCGAAAACTACTCGAGTTTGATACCCGCGAAACCTTGAATGTGGTATCTCTCGCATTCCAGGAGAAAGAGTTTAACGGTGAGCTCGGTTTGTCTCAGCGGCAACGTATTATCAACATTCTTCTCGAGATTCTAACACCGCAGCACGCGACGTGGTCTCAGATTGGTAGCCTTCTGAATTTCATCGCGCAACAGATAGCATCCCGTGAGCTACCCGAAAACGATGTCCTGCTGGAGAAGATCGTGAACTATCTAACGATCCCGATCGAAGTAACCCTGACACGGCGTGAGCATTTCGAACGCGAACAAACCTGGCTTGAGCTACTACGATCCAACTGCCTAGAGCACATGCCGACCGAACAGTTGCTCGAGATCGCGATGGCAAACAAATGCTACCATGTAGCGGAACATCTGCTGGAAAAGCTAGGCCGGTACGAGGAAGTGTTTGGCTGTTATCTGCAGGACGAGTACCGACATTTGCAGTTGTTTTCTTACATTACACAGCACGCGACGGATCCACGACGGCAGGTTtatctgctggtggtgaagaatCTTTGTCAAATCGTCGACATTAACACCGAGCAGGCGGCTCGTGTGCTTGTCGAGAACTTTATGCGCTTCCTGAGTAGCTTTCTGCAGATCATCGAGCGGGATGGTGTGCCAGAACGATTGTTCAACTTTCTTGAAGCACTTCTCAAGCAATCGGTCCAGCTGGAAACGTCCGATCTCGAGCGCTACCTCGAGTTGCTGTGTCAACATCGGCCCGATGAGGTGGTGGATTTCCTGAAATCTAACGACTCCTATCGTCTTGATAACGCCATCCGCATAGTGAAACGTTTCGAGCTAAGCGATGCTCTCATTTACCTCTACGAAAAGCAGGGTGATTATCAGTCGGCTTTCGACATAGCGGAAGCGACCCTTAAGACAATACCTGAGAATACCGCTGAATCGTGCGCGCTGCAGATAAACGCTCTCTGCATTCGCGCATCAGCCGTGCTGGTGGAAAGTGAACGAGAACAGCTTTGGTTTTCGTTGCTGAATACCGTTTTAGCCCGTAACGATCTGACTTCCATCACGAAAAACATTCTCCATTCTGCGAGTGAGTTTGTCGATCTACCGAAGCTCGTGCAGCTCGTGCTAAACTCTGGCACGACGACCGGTAATTTTGGTGACATCAAACACCTGTTGATAGGCATGCTGTCCAATTCGGCCTACGAGACACTGTTGCTTCAAACGACCGCACGTATCTTGGGGAAGGATTTACATCTGTTGCTGGCGAAAGAGCATCGTCAAGCGATGCGCGGTCTGACGGTCAAATCGATCAAATGTATTGTATGCCGTGCACACCTGTATAGCGCCGAACGACAGCAACCGGTCGTCGTGATGGGAGACTGTGGCCACGCCATGCACCAAGAGTGTGCAAACAACTTCTGCACCCTACCAATCGAGGCGCCTTCGAACACGCCAATTGAACGTTCCGATAAAGCTGATGCCACCATTCCATTACGAAAGCTTAAATGCCCAAGATGCGACACTGTGGTCATAGAGCGGGGCTCCATCAGCACCGTCGAATGCTGCAAGGAACGAAGTCTGTTTATCACAGCGGATACTGTGACTGATGGCAAGTTAAAGCTGAGAGCGCCGCCACCTGTAGGTAATTAG
- the LOC126577494 gene encoding adenosine 5'-monophosphoramidase HINT3-like gives MDSQTNESTTTGNIKPGCVFCTIAAGKDETTEIVFQNERICIFRDIKPASDFHYLAVPKHHVENVNSLTVADKPLLVELKQELVHVLEGKQVSLEQASFGFHIPPFTTVKHLHMHAIAPVSKMGFVGRMIFRPNTMWFKTDEAVLNSITG, from the exons ATGGATTCCCAAACTAACGAAAGCACCACGACAGGGAACATAAAGCCGGGCTGTGTGTTTTGCACAATCGCAGCGGGCAAGGACGAGACCACAGAAATAGTGTTCCAAAACGAGCGTATTTGCATTTTCCGGGATATCAAACCAGCGTCCGACTTCCATTACCTCGCAGTACCAAAGCATCATGTAGAAAATGTTAACTCACTTACCGTAGCTGATAAGCCTTTGC TGGTGGAACTTAAACAAGAACTGGTGCACGTTCTAGAGGGAAAGCAGGTCAGTCTAGAGCAGGCGTCTTTCGGATTTCACATTCCACCATTTACGACCGTCAAACACCTGCATATGCACGCAATAGCACCGGTGTCCAAAATGGGATTCGTGGGCCGAATGATTTTCCGACCCAACACTATGTGGTTCAAGACG gACGAAGCGGTGCTGAATTCCATAACTGGCTAG